AAGGGAAAAATATGTTCCTTCCCAGGGCAGCTCCATGGAGAGGGGGGAGGGCATTAAAAGTGATAGAGTTCCTCACCCAAGACCCGGATCCAGTTTTCTTCAAGGATCTTTGCGGCCTTTTCCACGAGCCCCACTCCCAGGATCAGAACCGTGATGTCCCCGGTACCGATACAGGGGTAAATGTAATCCACGTTTATCGCCGCATCCTTTAAGGGCTTGAGGACCGCGTTCAGCCCGCCCGGATGATGGGGAGTTTCACATGCAAGCACTTCCCTGGTCCTGATGTCGTATCCTGCGGTCTTGAGAACATTGTATGCCTTTTTGGGGTCGTTGGCCACAAAACGAAGCCCCCCTTCCTTTTCTTGGGTCGAGACGTAAAGGGCTATGATGTTGATTCCGTTTGCCCCCAGAAGTTCACTGAGGAGGCACAATTGCCCGGGCTCGTCTTTCAGGCTGAGATGGATTTCTTCCACGCTTTTCATATCAGGCTCCTTTCAGCACATATTGAGCGCCTCTGTTCAGGCCCTTCCGGTTCAGCTCCATGAGTTTCGCCTTTTTCCCCTTCACGATTTCCTCGAGCCCTTGCATGACCGCCTCCAGCGTGGTGATTCCGGTTTTGGCCACAAAGGCTCCCAGCATAATCATGTTGATGGTTCGGTCGCTTCCAAGTTCCCGTGCCATATCATTGGCGGGAATCTTCAACACCGTAATATCGTCTCTCGTTGGGTCCCTGTCCACCAGGCTTGAATTGAGTGCGATGAGACCGCCTTCCCGAATGGATCCCTCGTATTTTGCCAGGGAAGGCCTGTTCATTATGACGGCATAGTCGGGTGTGGAGGCCACCGGGGAGAAGATCTCCTCGTCGGAGACCACAACCGTGCAATTGGCCGTACCCCCACGAACTTCCGCACCGTAAGAAGGAAGATAGGTCACGTTCTTTCCTTCGAGCATGGCCGAGAGGGCGGTGAGGTATCCCATCATCAGCACGCCCTGGCCTCCGAAACCGGCGAAAACGGTCTTTTTAGTCATGATCTTTCCAAAACCTCATTTTCTTCCAAGTCATTCATTCCCGTTTCGAGCCTTCCGATCCAGATTTCGCACTCATGGTCCTGGAATCGTGCCTAACTGTTTCCCTCGGTCTCATCCTTGATTACTCCGAGGGGGAAAATCTTCGCCATGGTATCTTCCACCCGCTTGGCGGCCTCCACGGGAGACATTTTCCAGTTGGTGGGACAGGGTGAAAGGATCTCGACCAGGGAGAATCCGAGGCCCTGCATTTGCACCTTGAACGCTTTGGTGATGGCCTTCTTGGTTTTGCGGACGTTTTTCGGGGAATTGACGGCGGTTCGCTCGATATAGGTGCTTCCCCGGGCCACGGCCAGCATCCGGCTCAGATCAAGAGGCGCGCCGTCCCTGGCAGCATCCCTTCCACCCGGGGTTGTGGTCGAATTCTGGCCGAGGAGGGTGGTTGGGGCCATCTGGCCTCCCGTCATACCGTAAACCCCGTTATTGACGAAGATGGTCGTTATGTTTTCCCCGCGGTTGGCCGCGTGGATGGTTTCCGCGGTGCCGATGGCGGCGATATCGCCGTCGCCCTGGTAAGTGTAAACGATTCGATCAGGGAGACACCGTTTGATTCCTGTGGCCACTGCGGCGCCCCGGCCGTGGGGCGCCTCTCCCATGTCGATGTCGAGGTAGTTATAGGAAAGCACGGCACAGCCCGCGGGAGGAACGCCGATGACGCGGCCTCCTATATCAAGCTCATCGAAGACCTCGGCCAGGAGTCGATGGATGATGCTGTGGCCGCAACCGGGGCAGTAATGGAAGACCGCCTTCTTGAGGTATTTCGGCCGCTCAAATACTTTCTTCTCCATGTGTCCTATTCCTCTTCAAGGTGCTGGCGATGGTAAAGGGTGTTGATTCTTTTGGCGATCTCGTCCGGTGTCGGGATGATTCCGCCCGGTCTGCCATAGAAATGGACATTGCTTCTTCCCTCTAAGGCGAGCTTCACATCCTCCACCATCTGTCCTGTACTCATTTCGAAGACGAGGAAATCCTTCACGAATCGGCTCAATTCAACGAGGGTCCGGTTGGGGAAAGGATAGAGAGTGACCGGCCGCATAAGAC
This is a stretch of genomic DNA from Deltaproteobacteria bacterium. It encodes these proteins:
- a CDS encoding amino acid-binding protein, translating into MKSVEEIHLSLKDEPGQLCLLSELLGANGINIIALYVSTQEKEGGLRFVANDPKKAYNVLKTAGYDIRTREVLACETPHHPGGLNAVLKPLKDAAINVDYIYPCIGTGDITVLILGVGLVEKAAKILEENWIRVLGEELYHF
- a CDS encoding 2-oxoacid:acceptor oxidoreductase family protein; this encodes MTKKTVFAGFGGQGVLMMGYLTALSAMLEGKNVTYLPSYGAEVRGGTANCTVVVSDEEIFSPVASTPDYAVIMNRPSLAKYEGSIREGGLIALNSSLVDRDPTRDDITVLKIPANDMARELGSDRTINMIMLGAFVAKTGITTLEAVMQGLEEIVKGKKAKLMELNRKGLNRGAQYVLKGA
- a CDS encoding 2-oxoglutarate oxidoreductase; the protein is MEKKVFERPKYLKKAVFHYCPGCGHSIIHRLLAEVFDELDIGGRVIGVPPAGCAVLSYNYLDIDMGEAPHGRGAAVATGIKRCLPDRIVYTYQGDGDIAAIGTAETIHAANRGENITTIFVNNGVYGMTGGQMAPTTLLGQNSTTTPGGRDAARDGAPLDLSRMLAVARGSTYIERTAVNSPKNVRKTKKAITKAFKVQMQGLGFSLVEILSPCPTNWKMSPVEAAKRVEDTMAKIFPLGVIKDETEGNS